From a single Planococcus shenhongbingii genomic region:
- a CDS encoding YlbF family regulator — protein MFMTYEWVQITDSAEELSEMILQSEQVEQYEKAYHAVYNDKNLAEEIYAFTRLKEQYEEVQRFGKYHPEYSRVMKQIRVDKRRLDLNEQIASLRLAENELQDLMDQVSFIIGRSVSEAVKIPSSNPFFSSDSSCGGSCGTGGGCSCSA, from the coding sequence ATGTTTATGACCTATGAATGGGTTCAAATCACAGACTCTGCAGAAGAGTTAAGCGAAATGATTTTACAATCAGAGCAGGTTGAGCAATACGAAAAAGCTTATCATGCTGTTTATAATGATAAAAATCTTGCCGAAGAAATTTATGCCTTCACAAGATTGAAAGAACAATACGAGGAAGTTCAAAGGTTTGGCAAATACCATCCCGAATACAGCCGGGTGATGAAACAGATCCGCGTGGATAAACGGCGTCTGGATCTGAATGAACAAATAGCGTCGTTGCGGCTGGCTGAAAACGAACTTCAGGATTTAATGGACCAAGTCAGTTTCATCATCGGAAGATCGGTGTCTGAAGCAGTTAAAATACCTTCAAGCAATCCTTTCTTTTCTTCAGACTCTTCTTGCGGCGGAAGCTGCGGAACAGGCGGCGGTTGCTCCTGCTCAGCTTGA